CTGAGGTTCAGGGGTCCACATTActgctggcagagccagaaatttgCATTGTCACAACTGTCAAGACCAATTTTACCCCGTGAGAGCACAGGACACTGGTTCTTTTTATCTGAGGGTTTGTGCTTTTCATGATATTTATttgcctccttcttcttcctttcatttttggGATTTTCCTGGGCACGTTTGTTTCCCTTGAGCTTCTTGTTCTGTTGATCTCTGTGGGGGTCCATTTCACATTGTTTATTTTCCTGCCCCTCATTCTTTTCATTTGTCGGGTTGTTATCCTTGAACCTGTACACAGAAGCAGACATGCTCTATCAGCATTTACAGTGACCTTAAAACAGCATGGGctacagccattcattcattcattccatttattcaatcgtatttactgagcgcttactgtgtgcagaggactgtactaaacacttggaatgtacaatgtggcaacatacagagacaatccctgcccaacatagggctcacagtctaaaaggggagacagacagcagaacaaaacaagccatGAAAATAACAAATGAAAAAAGTGAAATCAGGCGGCAAGTACAAACCCAGTTCAGCGTAAGGAGCCATCTCTGCTTTAGTCTCCCTTTGGGTTGGTTTCCCTGGAGTGAGTGACTGTAGGAACGTGTGAGGATTTGGTCCTGGCAGATCCTTTTCTAGAGTTAGCCCAGAATtccagggagcaggagaaggtgggaggaagggggagtggaactgaagggggagggacatgATTTTGCCAGTCTCCTAGCAAGAGGGAATCCTGGTCCTCCCCACCACACTTTAACCCTACATGCcattctccttttttctcctctaatCCTGTGGATGTGAGTGAGAAGAGGGGAGCGGTACATCTTATTCGTCCTGGAATTAGACCAAAATGTTCCTCCAGGAACCTCCTCCTCATCTACTGCTTAATAACTTCCTCAAATACCACAGTGACCAAACCTTTGAGctgacaataattattattacagtgctctaggTGTCCAGAGTGCCCAGGAAGGCTTTCGGTCCCTCTGAGTGCAGAGAGTCAGGATGGGAAGAGCCGCAGACAGCTGTGCTACTGCTCCGGCGAAGGTCCGGTTAGGCCGAGCAAATCACAGGAGACAGGGTTGAGCGTTAGGTGGGACTAAGGAGGTAGAAGTGGTCTCTTCTGGAGAGCTGAGGTTGAGGAAATGAGTTTTGGGATTGGAGACCCCAAGGGGATGGTTTGGCTAGCTGGCTGGGCCGACCAAAGGAGATGGTGCTGGGCCCACCAAAGGAGATGGTGCTGTGCCTTTAGGCTACGactgtgggaggaaatgtgacaggGACACTAATCCTATCCCTGATGATGTCTGGAGGGAGGCAGAATCCCAGGGTCCTCCTTGGGTGAACCAGGCCCCGatgggcagggaaggatggagggaaaccACCACCTGGAGCCCGTGGTAACTGAAAGTCATTCCTGACTCCGCAATCAGAGGTCAAACTCCACGAAATACTCACAGACTCCAGTTGAGGACAGAGTCGTTTGACCAGGTCCAGTTGCCTTCAGCGTTTTGAATAGGCAGCCTGATCCAATATTTGCATGACTGTGGTATCTTTGACCAGATGAAGCCCTGGAGAGGAGACAGCAGAGGGTGAGTGGAACCCTGATACCTTGGCATTTTCTCCCTCTGCACAAA
This region of Ornithorhynchus anatinus isolate Pmale09 chromosome 17, mOrnAna1.pri.v4, whole genome shotgun sequence genomic DNA includes:
- the LOC114817865 gene encoding killer cell lectin-like receptor subfamily B member 1B allele B isoform X2; the protein is MQDEEGYTTLKLRSKQGKPSPPPPVLKQMNSLECLQFGAGNAAESSSCPGTSPDGNDPSTVVPTLRTCPEDWQLHQGKCYWFSNGSRIRTWNDSDADCEGRKSNLTVIRDMCELGFIWSKIPQSCKYWIRLPIQNAEGNWTWSNDSVLNWSLFKDNNPTNEKNEGQENKQCEMDPHRDQQNKKLKGNKRAQENPKNERKKKEANKYHEKHKPSDKKNQCPVLSRGKIGLDSCDNANFWLCQQ